A genomic window from Macaca mulatta isolate MMU2019108-1 chromosome 19, T2T-MMU8v2.0, whole genome shotgun sequence includes:
- the ITPKC gene encoding inositol-trisphosphate 3-kinase C: MYEKMVAVDPGAPTPEEHAQGAVTKPRYMQWRETMSSTSTLGFRIEGIKKADGTCNTNFKKTQALEQVTKALEDFVDGDHIILQKYVARLEELREALEISPFFKTHEVRALAAVGGDRGVGVQVVGSSLLFVHDHTGLAKVWMIDFGKTVALPDHQTLSHRLPWAEGNREDGYLWGLDNMICLLQGLAQS; encoded by the exons ATGTATGAGAAGATGGTGGCTGTGGACCCTGGGGCCCCTACCCCTGAGGAGCATGCCCAGGGTGCGGTCACCAAGCCCCGCTACATGCAGTGGAGGGAAACCATGAGCTCCACCTCCACCCTGGGCTTCCGGATCGAGGGCATCAAG AAGGCAGATGGGACCTGCAACACCAACTTCAAGAAGACACAGGCACTGGAGCAGGTGACAAAGGCGCTGGAGGACTTCGTGGATGGAGACCACATCATCCTG CAAAAGTACGTGGCACGCCTAGAAGAACTTCGTGAAGCTCTGGAGATCTCCCCCTTCTTCAAGACCCACGAGGTGCGAGCCCTTGCTGCCGTGGGTGGAGATAGGGGTGTCGGGGTCCAG GTGGTAGGCAGCTCCCTCCTCTTCGTGCACGACCACACCGGCCTGGCCAAGGTCTGGATGATCGACTTCGGCAAGACGGTGGCCTTGCCCGACCACCAGACGCTCAGCCACAGGCTGCCCTGGGCTGAGGGCAACCGTGAGGACGGCTACCTCTggggcctggacaacatgatctGCCTCCTGCAGGGGCTGGCACAGAGCTGA